A window of Shewanella mesophila contains these coding sequences:
- a CDS encoding type I polyketide synthase, with product MSQISKPTAKQAANQTQSDTRLNKRLKDMPIAIVGMASIFANSRYLNKFWDLISEKIDAITEVPDTHWNTEDYFDTNKSAPDKSYCKRGGFMPEVNFNPMEFGLPPNILELTDTSQLLSLIVAKEVLADANLPADYDRDKIGITLGVGGGQKISQSLNSRLQYPVLKKVFKSSGISDADSEMLIKKFQDQYIHWEENSFPGSLGNVIAGRIANRFDLGGMNCVVDAACAGSLAAMRMALSELVEGRSEMMITGGVCTDNSPSMYMSFSKTPAFTTNETIQPFDIDSKGMMIGEGIGMIALKRLEDAERDGDRIYSVIKGIGASSDGKFKSIYAPRPEGQAKALKRAYDDAGFAPHTLGLIEAHGTGTAAGDAAEFRGLSSVFAEENDSKQHIALGSVKSQIGHTKSTAGTAGLIKAALALHHKVLPATINVSEPNPKLDIENSPFYLNTETRPWLPRPDGTPRRAGISSFGFGGTNFHFVLEEYNSEHARTDSRLTQYRQRSVAQSLLFSGTNKVELIASLNSALSAANNGTRLTDITNDYGVRKLESNAPRLGLVASSNDELIKLINQALTKLQSSDEAHWSLPGGIHYRTAAMTEGKVAALFAGQGSQYLNMGRELACHFPEMRQQFVDADKVFDAHNKTPLSQVVYPIPVFSTEAKKAQEALLTNTANAQSAIGAISMGQYALLTAAGFEADMVAGHSFGELSALCAAGVISSDDYYKLTFARGDAMATKLEDDVDTGAMYAIITKAASDLELLESTITKFDGVKVANYNAPTQLVIAGPTAATSEAAKALSDLGFKTIALPVSGAFHTPLVGHAQAPFAKAIDAAKFTKPQRPIYSNATGQQYNSVAKTIKSEFKQHMLQSVRFSEQLQAMYDAGARVFVEFGPKNILQKLVENTLSDKMSELCTVSINPNPKGDSDLQLRQAAVQLAVAGVALENLDPYAAPIAAEEKPSAMNIKLTATNHVSPATRAKMAKSLQTGAISSQIVEKLVEVEKVVEVEKIVEVEKIVEVEKVVEKVVENNVAVNHSSVNNIPAQATAPKMTTTTAIPVSNDALSQFFAAQSQAAALHQQFLSIPQQYGETFTTLMTAQAQMAASGIAIPESLQRSMEQFHQHQAQTLQSHTLFLEQQAQSNTTAIGLLSHGAIAPTQPASVHVAPIQSAPAVTTAPVINAPAAPTVSAAVAPKVVTPVVNTPAASATVTAPTVIAPVVASPIAAPAPSNALSAEKVQATMMNVVAEKTGYPTEMLELEMDMEADLGIDSIKRVEILGTVQDELPGLPELSPEDLAECRTLGEIVAYMNSKLPAIAAAPVTANTQVNVAPATQGGLTNEQVHSTMMSVVAEKTGYPTEMLELEMDMEADLGIDSIKRVEILGTVQDELPGLPELSPEDLAECRTLGEIVAYMNSKLPAIAAASVTANTQVNVAPATQGGLTNEQVHNTMMNVVAEKTGYPTEMLALEMDMEADLGIDSIKRVEILGTVQDELPGLPELSPEDLAECRTLGEIVAYMNSKLPTIGSTPVTANTQVNVAPATQGGLTNEQVHNTMMNVVAEKTGYPTEMLALEMDMEADLGIDSIKRVEILGTVQDELPGLPELSPEDLAECRTLGEIVAYMNSKLPAIAAAPVAAVVQSGLTNEQVHNTMMNVVAEKTGYPTEMLALEMDMEADLGIDSIKRVEILGTVQDELPGLPELSPEDLAECRTLGEIVAYMNSKLPAIAAAPVAAVVQSGLTNEQVHNTMMNVVAEKTGYPTEMLALEMDMEADLGIDSIKRVEILGTVQDELPGLPELNPEDLAECRTLGEIVSYMNSKLSAEGSMNSKLGASSSAAAPAKAEPLNDKPAALSSEPSVELPPHSEVALKKLDAAELVNNCFAANTHIVINDDGHNAGVLAEKLVKQGLQVAVVRLPKGQPQSPLNSDIKSFQANSADETGITAVIDQIEKQLGAISGFVHLQPQESQALEAQTLVSSVQLSDDSFNHLSQAFLWAKLLQPKLTQDTGARRAFISVSRIDGGFGYLDLEQLKTAELNQAALAGLTKTLSHEWPSVFCRALDIAPAMDASHLSDAIANELFDSNATLNEVGLSLNEQGQLQRIALIAGDASVKTAKSELNSADKILVTGGAKGVTFECALALAKRCQSHFILAGRSQHVTLNHLPSWAQGKSATELKSAAIAHIIASGEKPTPKQVDALVWPVQSSLEINAALDAFNAVGASAEYISMDVSNADSVNSALSAITQITPITGLIHGAGVLADKHIQDKTLDELARVYGTKVNGLKALLSVIDASQLKLVAMFSSAAGFYGNTGQSDYAMSNDILNKAALQLSAKHPNTKVMSFNWGPWDGGMVNPALKKMFTDRGVYVIPLQSGAELFATQLLKESGVQLLVGTDMQGNSKSDTAAKEATVKKPNAGEVQLAQRPQRDVTALTEVTLTRVLKPDALTFVQDHRIGGNPVLPTVCAIQWMREAALEQYGLTLMVQDYKLLKGIVFDSGDSQTLVMCLTPQYEAGALKGIKALISCEGRPQYQALLVKAGDVQHNTKQFDQLSQVVPVTDKARLYSDGTLFHGPRLQGLDKVLRFTEHGLVVSCQLPAVAKQDCGDFAPSLVAKGCQPFAEDLLLQAMLVWARLTYGAASLPSTIGEFVSVLPMDFGEQGYIELTVLKTSSRQLIADVALYHQNGQLSCVMRSAKVTISKTLNGAFINERHIKEDHA from the coding sequence ATGAGCCAGATCTCTAAACCTACCGCTAAACAAGCTGCCAACCAGACGCAAAGCGACACGCGCCTAAACAAGCGTCTTAAAGATATGCCTATTGCTATTGTCGGCATGGCAAGCATCTTTGCTAACTCACGTTACCTGAATAAGTTTTGGGACTTAATCAGTGAGAAGATTGATGCGATAACTGAAGTGCCAGACACCCATTGGAATACCGAAGACTACTTTGACACCAATAAGAGTGCGCCCGACAAAAGTTACTGTAAGCGTGGTGGCTTTATGCCAGAAGTTAACTTCAATCCAATGGAGTTTGGTCTGCCGCCAAATATCCTCGAACTTACCGATACCTCGCAACTGCTGTCGCTGATTGTCGCCAAAGAAGTATTAGCAGATGCCAATCTACCTGCCGATTATGATCGTGACAAAATCGGTATTACGCTAGGTGTAGGTGGCGGTCAGAAGATCAGCCAAAGCCTTAACTCTCGTCTACAATATCCTGTGCTCAAGAAGGTCTTTAAGAGCAGCGGTATCAGCGACGCAGACAGCGAAATGCTGATTAAGAAATTCCAAGACCAGTATATTCATTGGGAAGAGAACTCATTCCCAGGCTCTTTAGGTAACGTGATTGCAGGTCGTATTGCCAACCGTTTCGACTTAGGCGGCATGAACTGCGTAGTCGACGCCGCATGTGCAGGCTCGTTAGCCGCTATGCGTATGGCACTGAGTGAACTCGTTGAGGGTCGCTCAGAGATGATGATCACAGGTGGCGTGTGTACCGATAACTCACCCTCGATGTACATGAGTTTTTCAAAAACCCCAGCCTTTACCACTAATGAAACCATTCAGCCATTCGATATCGATTCAAAGGGGATGATGATTGGTGAAGGGATTGGCATGATAGCGCTTAAGCGTCTGGAAGATGCCGAGCGTGACGGCGACCGTATCTATTCGGTGATCAAAGGCATAGGCGCATCGTCAGACGGCAAATTTAAGTCTATCTATGCGCCGCGTCCAGAGGGTCAAGCCAAGGCACTTAAACGCGCCTATGATGACGCAGGTTTTGCCCCCCACACTCTTGGGCTTATCGAAGCGCACGGCACGGGCACAGCCGCCGGTGATGCAGCCGAATTTAGGGGCTTAAGCTCGGTATTTGCAGAAGAGAACGACAGCAAACAACATATCGCACTGGGTTCGGTGAAATCGCAAATCGGTCACACAAAATCAACCGCGGGAACCGCAGGGTTGATCAAGGCGGCGCTAGCGCTTCACCACAAGGTGTTGCCAGCTACCATTAACGTCAGCGAGCCAAATCCAAAACTGGATATCGAAAACTCGCCGTTTTACTTAAACACCGAAACTCGCCCTTGGTTGCCTCGTCCCGATGGTACGCCGCGCCGCGCCGGGATCAGCTCATTTGGTTTTGGCGGCACTAACTTCCACTTTGTGTTGGAGGAGTACAACAGTGAACATGCGCGTACCGATAGCAGACTGACCCAATACCGTCAGCGCAGCGTTGCTCAAAGCCTGCTCTTTAGTGGCACGAATAAAGTTGAGTTAATCGCAAGCCTCAATAGCGCCCTCAGCGCGGCTAATAATGGCACTCGCTTAACCGACATCACCAACGATTATGGCGTTCGTAAACTTGAATCGAATGCACCGCGCCTAGGATTGGTTGCTAGCAGCAATGACGAACTCATCAAGTTGATTAATCAAGCGCTGACTAAGTTGCAATCTAGTGACGAGGCTCACTGGTCTCTGCCTGGTGGTATCCATTACCGCACAGCTGCAATGACAGAGGGGAAAGTAGCCGCCCTCTTTGCAGGCCAAGGCTCACAGTACCTCAATATGGGCCGTGAACTCGCTTGCCACTTCCCTGAGATGCGCCAGCAATTTGTAGACGCAGACAAGGTGTTTGACGCCCATAACAAGACACCATTGTCTCAAGTTGTTTACCCTATTCCAGTGTTTAGCACTGAGGCTAAAAAGGCACAAGAAGCACTATTAACCAACACGGCTAACGCGCAAAGTGCTATTGGGGCTATCTCAATGGGTCAATACGCGTTACTGACCGCAGCAGGTTTTGAAGCTGACATGGTCGCTGGCCACAGTTTTGGTGAACTCAGTGCGCTTTGTGCGGCAGGGGTTATCAGTAGTGACGATTACTACAAGCTAACCTTCGCCCGCGGCGACGCCATGGCAACCAAACTTGAAGACGACGTTGATACTGGTGCTATGTATGCCATTATCACCAAAGCTGCCAGTGATCTTGAATTACTTGAATCGACTATCACTAAATTTGATGGCGTCAAAGTGGCGAACTACAACGCGCCAACTCAGCTAGTGATTGCAGGACCAACCGCCGCAACTTCAGAGGCCGCAAAAGCCTTAAGCGATCTCGGTTTTAAAACAATTGCACTGCCCGTTTCAGGTGCGTTCCATACCCCATTGGTTGGCCATGCGCAGGCACCTTTTGCTAAGGCCATCGATGCGGCTAAGTTTACCAAGCCACAACGTCCTATCTACTCGAACGCCACAGGCCAGCAGTACAACTCGGTCGCGAAGACCATTAAGAGCGAGTTTAAGCAACACATGCTGCAATCGGTTCGCTTTAGCGAGCAATTGCAAGCTATGTATGACGCGGGTGCTCGCGTATTTGTGGAATTTGGACCAAAGAACATCTTACAAAAACTGGTTGAAAACACCCTTAGCGACAAGATGAGTGAACTATGTACCGTCAGTATTAACCCAAATCCTAAGGGCGATAGCGATCTGCAACTGCGTCAAGCAGCAGTGCAGCTTGCGGTAGCGGGCGTTGCGCTAGAAAACCTCGACCCTTATGCGGCCCCAATCGCGGCCGAAGAAAAACCATCGGCGATGAACATCAAGCTGACAGCGACCAACCATGTTAGCCCAGCAACTCGCGCGAAAATGGCCAAGTCGTTACAAACTGGTGCGATCTCGAGTCAAATAGTTGAAAAGCTAGTTGAAGTTGAGAAAGTCGTCGAAGTCGAAAAAATAGTAGAAGTTGAGAAGATTGTGGAAGTAGAGAAAGTTGTGGAAAAAGTCGTAGAAAACAACGTCGCGGTAAACCATTCCTCAGTAAACAATATCCCAGCACAAGCGACTGCCCCCAAAATGACTACCACCACTGCCATCCCAGTGAGTAACGATGCCCTAAGCCAGTTCTTTGCAGCCCAAAGCCAAGCGGCAGCCCTGCATCAGCAGTTCCTGTCAATTCCACAGCAATATGGTGAAACCTTTACCACCCTGATGACCGCACAAGCACAAATGGCAGCATCAGGCATCGCGATCCCAGAGAGCCTACAGCGCTCTATGGAACAGTTCCATCAGCATCAGGCGCAAACACTGCAAAGCCATACTCTGTTCTTAGAGCAGCAAGCGCAGAGCAATACCACCGCAATTGGCCTATTGAGTCATGGCGCAATCGCTCCCACTCAGCCAGCGTCAGTACATGTAGCACCAATTCAGTCAGCTCCAGCTGTTACGACGGCACCAGTGATTAATGCCCCCGCAGCGCCTACTGTTAGCGCAGCAGTAGCACCAAAAGTGGTGACTCCAGTGGTTAACACGCCTGCGGCCTCTGCGACAGTTACGGCACCAACCGTAATTGCACCAGTTGTTGCAAGCCCAATAGCAGCCCCAGCGCCAAGCAACGCGCTTTCTGCAGAGAAAGTGCAAGCAACTATGATGAACGTAGTCGCCGAGAAGACAGGCTACCCAACTGAGATGCTTGAACTTGAGATGGATATGGAAGCCGATTTAGGCATCGACTCTATCAAGCGTGTGGAGATCTTAGGCACAGTGCAAGATGAGCTGCCAGGGCTACCTGAGCTCAGTCCAGAAGACTTAGCCGAGTGTCGCACCTTAGGTGAGATCGTGGCCTACATGAACAGCAAGTTACCAGCGATAGCCGCTGCGCCTGTTACAGCAAACACACAGGTAAATGTCGCGCCAGCCACTCAAGGCGGCCTGACCAACGAGCAAGTACATAGCACCATGATGAGTGTCGTGGCCGAGAAAACCGGTTACCCAACTGAGATGCTTGAACTTGAGATGGATATGGAAGCCGATTTAGGCATCGACTCTATCAAGCGCGTTGAGATCTTGGGCACAGTGCAAGATGAGCTGCCTGGGCTACCAGAACTCAGCCCAGAAGACTTAGCCGAATGTCGCACCTTAGGTGAGATCGTGGCCTACATGAACAGCAAGTTACCAGCGATAGCCGCTGCGTCTGTTACAGCAAACACACAGGTAAATGTCGCGCCAGCGACTCAAGGCGGCCTGACCAACGAGCAAGTGCACAACACCATGATGAACGTGGTGGCAGAGAAAACCGGTTACCCAACTGAGATGCTCGCCCTAGAGATGGATATGGAAGCCGACTTAGGCATCGACTCTATCAAGCGTGTGGAGATCTTAGGCACAGTGCAAGATGAGCTGCCTGGGCTACCAGAACTCAGCCCAGAAGACTTAGCCGAGTGTCGCACCTTAGGCGAAATTGTTGCCTACATGAACAGTAAACTGCCAACCATTGGCAGCACGCCAGTTACAGCAAACACACAGGTAAATGTCGCGCCAGCCACTCAAGGCGGCCTGACTAACGAGCAAGTGCACAATACCATGATGAACGTGGTGGCAGAGAAAACCGGTTACCCAACCGAGATGCTCGCCCTCGAGATGGATATGGAAGCCGATTTAGGCATCGACTCTATCAAGCGTGTAGAGATCTTAGGCACAGTGCAAGATGAGCTGCCTGGGCTACCAGAACTCAGCCCAGAAGACTTAGCCGAGTGTCGCACCTTAGGTGAGATCGTGGCCTACATGAACAGCAAGTTACCAGCGATAGCCGCTGCGCCTGTTGCAGCAGTTGTTCAAAGCGGTCTGACTAACGAGCAAGTGCACAACACCATGATGAACGTGGTGGCCGAAAAAACCGGTTACCCAACTGAGATGCTCGCCCTAGAGATGGATATGGAAGCCGATTTAGGCATCGACTCTATCAAGCGTGTGGAGATCTTAGGTACAGTGCAAGATGAGCTACCGGGGCTACCTGAGCTCAGCCCAGAAGACTTAGCCGAGTGTCGCACCTTAGGTGAAATCGTTGCTTACATGAACAGCAAGTTACCAGCAATAGCCGCTGCGCCTGTTGCAGCAGTTGTTCAAAGCGGTCTGACTAACGAGCAAGTGCACAACACCATGATGAACGTGGTGGCCGAAAAAACCGGTTACCCAACCGAGATGCTCGCCCTCGAGATGGATATGGAAGCCGATTTAGGCATCGACTCTATCAAGCGTGTGGAGATCTTAGGTACAGTGCAAGATGAACTGCCAGGGCTACCAGAGCTAAACCCAGAAGATTTAGCCGAGTGTCGCACCTTAGGTGAAATTGTTAGCTATATGAATAGCAAGCTATCCGCTGAAGGCTCTATGAACAGCAAACTCGGCGCTTCATCATCAGCTGCAGCGCCCGCAAAGGCTGAGCCCTTAAATGATAAGCCTGCTGCGCTCTCAAGCGAGCCGAGTGTTGAACTGCCACCTCACAGCGAGGTAGCGCTAAAAAAGCTTGATGCGGCGGAGTTAGTTAACAACTGTTTCGCCGCTAACACTCACATTGTGATCAACGATGATGGCCATAATGCGGGTGTGCTAGCCGAGAAACTGGTTAAACAGGGCTTGCAAGTGGCCGTTGTGCGTTTGCCGAAAGGTCAACCACAGTCACCGCTAAACAGTGATATCAAAAGCTTTCAGGCTAACAGTGCCGATGAAACTGGCATCACAGCCGTGATCGATCAGATTGAAAAGCAGTTAGGCGCTATCAGCGGCTTTGTTCACTTGCAGCCACAGGAATCGCAAGCGCTAGAGGCACAAACATTAGTTAGCAGCGTGCAGCTTAGCGACGACAGCTTCAATCACTTGAGCCAAGCTTTCTTGTGGGCCAAGTTATTGCAACCTAAATTAACCCAAGACACCGGTGCCCGACGTGCGTTCATCAGCGTCAGTCGTATTGACGGTGGCTTCGGTTATTTAGACCTTGAACAGTTAAAAACTGCAGAGCTCAACCAAGCCGCACTGGCTGGTCTCACCAAGACATTAAGCCACGAGTGGCCAAGCGTATTTTGCCGTGCATTAGACATCGCACCAGCAATGGATGCTAGCCATCTAAGTGATGCCATCGCCAACGAGCTGTTTGATAGCAATGCAACATTGAACGAAGTGGGTTTAAGCCTCAATGAGCAAGGTCAACTACAGCGCATAGCCCTGATTGCAGGCGATGCGAGCGTAAAAACAGCAAAAAGTGAGCTAAACAGCGCAGATAAAATACTGGTGACCGGGGGAGCAAAAGGCGTGACCTTTGAGTGTGCCCTAGCTCTCGCTAAGCGTTGTCAGTCCCACTTTATCTTGGCGGGTCGTAGCCAACATGTGACCCTTAACCATCTGCCCAGCTGGGCACAAGGTAAATCTGCCACTGAGCTCAAATCAGCCGCGATTGCCCACATTATTGCCTCGGGTGAGAAACCCACGCCTAAGCAGGTAGATGCACTAGTGTGGCCGGTACAGAGCAGTTTAGAGATCAATGCCGCGCTGGATGCGTTTAACGCCGTAGGCGCGAGCGCCGAATACATCAGCATGGATGTGAGCAATGCTGACTCGGTTAACAGCGCACTGAGCGCTATCACTCAGATAACGCCAATCACAGGCCTTATCCATGGAGCAGGTGTCTTGGCTGACAAACATATCCAAGACAAAACCTTAGATGAACTGGCACGGGTTTATGGCACCAAAGTCAACGGCCTGAAGGCGCTGCTTTCTGTCATTGACGCCAGTCAGTTAAAACTGGTTGCCATGTTCTCCTCGGCGGCAGGTTTCTACGGCAATACTGGCCAAAGCGACTACGCCATGTCGAACGACATTCTTAACAAGGCGGCACTACAACTCTCGGCAAAGCACCCTAATACTAAAGTGATGAGCTTTAACTGGGGACCTTGGGATGGCGGTATGGTTAACCCTGCGCTGAAAAAGATGTTTACTGACCGAGGTGTGTATGTGATCCCACTCCAATCAGGTGCGGAGCTATTTGCGACCCAACTGCTAAAAGAGAGTGGTGTGCAGCTGCTAGTGGGCACTGACATGCAAGGCAACAGCAAAAGTGACACAGCCGCTAAGGAAGCGACTGTAAAAAAGCCTAATGCGGGTGAGGTGCAACTTGCACAGCGCCCGCAGCGCGACGTCACCGCACTGACTGAAGTGACACTTACGCGAGTGCTAAAGCCTGATGCATTGACCTTTGTTCAAGATCACCGCATTGGTGGCAATCCCGTATTGCCAACGGTCTGTGCTATCCAATGGATGCGCGAAGCGGCGCTTGAACAATATGGGCTAACGCTCATGGTGCAAGACTACAAGTTACTCAAAGGCATAGTGTTCGACTCAGGCGATAGTCAAACCTTAGTGATGTGCTTAACCCCGCAATATGAAGCGGGTGCACTCAAAGGTATTAAGGCGTTGATCAGCTGTGAAGGGCGGCCGCAGTATCAGGCATTATTAGTTAAAGCTGGTGACGTGCAACATAACACTAAGCAGTTTGATCAGCTCAGCCAAGTCGTGCCTGTAACCGATAAAGCGAGGCTTTACAGTGACGGTACCCTGTTCCATGGCCCGCGTTTACAAGGCTTAGATAAGGTATTGCGCTTTACCGAGCACGGCTTAGTGGTTAGCTGTCAGCTGCCTGCTGTGGCCAAGCAAGATTGCGGGGATTTTGCCCCAAGCTTGGTCGCTAAAGGATGTCAGCCTTTTGCTGAAGATCTGCTACTGCAAGCGATGCTAGTTTGGGCAAGATTAACCTATGGCGCTGCCAGTCTACCCTCGACCATTGGCGAGTTCGTCAGTGTGTTACCTATGGACTTTGGCGAGCAGGGTTATATCGAGCTCACAGTCCTTAAAACCAGCAGCCGACAGCTCATCGCCGATGTGGCGCTGTATCATCAAAATGGCCAGTTAAGCTGCGTAATGAGATCGGCAAAAGTGACCATAAGCAAAACGCTTAACGGCGCTTTTATTAACGAGCGACACATTAAAGAGGATCATGCATAG
- a CDS encoding helix-turn-helix domain-containing protein, protein MVEPQSINAREHSDKPDDRTQNVTEFRHKNATTTPEMRRFIQGSDLPVSQLSKVLNISEATVRKWRKRDSVTNTPNTPHHLNTTLTPMQEYVVVGLRYQLKMPLDRLLRVTQTFINPHVSRSGLARCLKRYGVSRISEIESPLVPERYFNQLPIAQGSHIATYTLNPETLANALALPQADGDTVMQVASLTIPPQLTDATPSSVLLGIDPHSDWIYLDIYQDGNTQATNRYITHVLKHGPFHLRKLLVRNYHIFLQRFPGAKLTHGTHTDADINNKTPDTQASTGDS, encoded by the coding sequence ATGGTTGAGCCTCAGAGTATTAATGCTCGTGAACACAGTGATAAGCCGGATGACCGTACGCAAAATGTCACCGAGTTTAGGCACAAAAATGCCACCACGACTCCCGAGATGCGTCGATTCATCCAAGGATCAGACCTCCCAGTCAGCCAACTCTCAAAGGTGCTTAACATCAGTGAAGCCACTGTACGTAAGTGGCGTAAGCGCGACTCGGTGACAAATACGCCTAATACGCCTCACCACCTCAATACCACCTTGACCCCTATGCAAGAGTATGTGGTAGTCGGTTTGAGATACCAACTTAAGATGCCGTTAGACAGGTTATTGCGAGTGACTCAGACCTTTATAAACCCTCATGTATCCCGTTCAGGTCTAGCGCGTTGCCTTAAACGCTATGGTGTTTCCCGTATCAGCGAAATTGAAAGTCCATTGGTACCTGAGCGTTATTTTAATCAACTCCCTATTGCACAAGGGAGTCATATAGCCACTTATACACTCAACCCCGAAACCCTCGCCAACGCCTTAGCCTTACCTCAGGCAGACGGCGACACCGTGATGCAAGTGGCATCACTGACCATTCCCCCCCAATTGACTGACGCGACACCAAGCTCGGTATTGTTGGGGATAGATCCGCACAGCGACTGGATCTATTTAGATATTTATCAAGATGGCAATACCCAAGCCACCAACCGCTATATCACTCATGTGTTAAAGCATGGGCCGTTCCATTTACGTAAGTTGCTTGTTCGCAACTATCACATTTTTTTACAGCGATTCCCTGGTGCCAAGCTCACTCATGGCACACACACAGACGCTGACATTAACAACAAGACGCCTGACACTCAGGCATCCACTGGAGACTCATAA
- the fusA gene encoding elongation factor G: protein MAEFMTEQIRNLAVLGHTGAGKSSLLEALLFQGKAITQKGRVDKGTNHADFTAQEKDHRHSLEPSFLNLDFDNHHINFIDTPGLPDFFGRALLPLPGVETVLLVINATTGIETITQRAFEAARAQGKVVLIAVNHIDGNAGILPALLDDIQTRFGHRCLPVNLPNAALDSVIDCYLHPEPQLQADALFHDIASARDELVDTVLEEDDDLMALYLEQGESLTPEQLHAPLETALRMGHLVPICFTSAETEVGISELLELIIKLCPNPLEANPPQFLKGFADQAKPVDVTQAADDHVLAHVFRVAIDPFFGRMGVFRVHQGTIQLGMKLFIGDGRKPFKVSSLFKLQGDRQIAVTSAIPGDICAVSKVDELNVGAVLHDSHDEDEFCLPELNLPQPIFGLAVSAKRRGDEQKIAEVLHKLVVEDPSLHIAKNEAEGQTILQGQGDLHLQIALEKAHDLFNVDMDTDVPAVAYRETIMATAKARYRHKKQSGGSGQFGEVELEVEPLPRGTGFEFVSKVVGGSVPSQYIPAVEKGVKEAMGSGALAGYPMQDVRVSLLDGKHHSVDSKEIAFVMAGKKAFLDAVHQAQAVILEPIVEMTVTVAQEHVGDITGDISANRGIICGTQAQANGKVEVEVEAPLATVDDYSTRLKSLTGGDGQFAMTFSRYDVVPDHVQQQLVTEAKRD, encoded by the coding sequence ATGGCTGAGTTTATGACCGAACAGATAAGAAATCTGGCGGTGCTCGGACACACTGGAGCGGGTAAATCCTCACTGCTTGAGGCGTTACTGTTCCAAGGTAAGGCGATCACCCAAAAAGGCAGGGTGGACAAGGGCACAAATCATGCTGATTTCACTGCCCAAGAAAAAGACCATCGCCATAGCCTTGAACCTTCATTCCTCAATCTTGATTTCGACAACCATCACATCAACTTTATAGATACTCCAGGTCTTCCTGACTTTTTTGGTAGAGCCTTGTTGCCACTGCCCGGTGTGGAGACTGTTCTGCTAGTGATCAATGCGACAACGGGTATTGAAACGATAACCCAACGCGCCTTTGAGGCGGCAAGAGCTCAAGGTAAAGTGGTGCTCATTGCCGTGAATCATATCGACGGTAACGCTGGGATCTTGCCTGCATTGCTCGATGATATTCAAACTCGATTTGGTCACCGCTGCTTACCCGTTAACTTACCTAATGCAGCGTTAGATAGCGTGATTGATTGTTATCTTCATCCTGAGCCACAGCTGCAAGCAGACGCGCTATTTCATGATATCGCCAGTGCCCGCGATGAGCTGGTCGATACAGTGTTAGAAGAAGATGATGATTTGATGGCGCTCTATTTAGAGCAGGGAGAATCTCTCACTCCCGAGCAACTACACGCGCCCTTAGAAACGGCATTACGCATGGGACACTTAGTGCCGATCTGTTTTACTAGCGCCGAAACAGAGGTCGGTATTAGCGAGCTACTTGAACTGATCATTAAGCTATGCCCTAATCCGCTTGAGGCCAATCCACCGCAGTTTTTAAAAGGATTTGCCGACCAAGCCAAGCCAGTTGATGTCACGCAAGCCGCCGATGATCATGTGCTCGCTCATGTATTTCGGGTCGCGATCGATCCTTTCTTTGGCCGGATGGGCGTGTTTAGAGTGCATCAAGGCACGATTCAATTGGGAATGAAGCTCTTTATTGGTGATGGACGTAAACCTTTTAAAGTCAGTAGTTTATTTAAGTTACAGGGTGATAGACAGATCGCGGTGACCTCGGCCATTCCTGGGGATATCTGTGCGGTATCTAAGGTCGATGAACTTAACGTCGGTGCGGTATTGCATGACAGCCATGATGAAGATGAGTTTTGTTTGCCAGAGCTTAACCTACCTCAACCTATTTTTGGCTTGGCTGTTTCGGCGAAGCGTCGTGGTGACGAGCAGAAAATTGCCGAAGTGCTCCATAAATTGGTGGTGGAAGATCCCAGTCTGCACATAGCTAAAAATGAAGCTGAAGGACAGACTATTTTACAAGGGCAAGGTGATCTGCATCTGCAGATCGCACTTGAAAAAGCGCACGATCTATTTAATGTCGATATGGATACCGATGTGCCCGCCGTCGCCTATCGTGAAACGATTATGGCAACAGCCAAAGCTCGTTATCGCCACAAGAAACAATCGGGTGGTTCGGGGCAGTTTGGTGAGGTCGAATTGGAAGTCGAGCCTTTACCACGGGGAACGGGTTTTGAGTTTGTCAGTAAAGTGGTCGGTGGCTCGGTGCCTAGCCAATATATCCCAGCGGTAGAAAAGGGGGTTAAGGAAGCTATGGGGAGCGGCGCTTTGGCTGGGTATCCTATGCAAGATGTGCGGGTGTCTCTGTTAGACGGTAAGCATCACAGTGTGGATTCGAAAGAGATAGCGTTTGTGATGGCAGGTAAAAAAGCCTTCTTAGATGCTGTGCATCAAGCTCAAGCGGTTATATTGGAACCCATAGTTGAGATGACGGTTACCGTTGCTCAGGAGCATGTTGGCGATATTACAGGCGATATCAGTGCTAATCGTGGCATTATTTGTGGTACCCAGGCGCAAGCGAATGGCAAGGTCGAGGTTGAGGTTGAAGCCCCCTTAGCGACAGTAGATGACTACTCTACCAGACTTAAATCGTTGACTGGTGGTGATGGGCAGTTTGCGATGACCTTTAGTCGCTATGATGTGGTGCCAGATCATGTGCAGCAACAGTTAGTTACCGAAGCAAAGCGTGATTAA